The Nostoc sp. 'Lobaria pulmonaria (5183) cyanobiont' genome window below encodes:
- the bioB gene encoding biotin synthase BioB, with translation MVGIRYDWQELEIRAIYNTSLLELIYQAASVHRQYHDPTKIQVCKLISIKTGGCPEDCSYCAQSSRYKTEVKAQALLEKETVVNIAQKAKETGVSRICMGAAWREVRDNSQFEEVLEMVKDVTAMGLEVCCTLGMLTANQARKLSEAGLYAYNHNLDTSQEYYSTIITTRTYSDRLNTIENVRQTNVTVCSGGILGLGETVDDRVGMLQTLANLHPHPESVPINILSQVPGTPLENQPDVPIWDIVRMIATARILMPASDVRLSAGRARLSQVEQAFCFMAGANSIFSSDDNKMLTVTTPCPDYDTDREMLNLLGLGMRPPSQRQEKVASPAVVG, from the coding sequence GTGGTGGGAATACGCTACGATTGGCAGGAATTAGAGATTAGGGCGATATACAACACGTCTTTGCTAGAGCTTATTTATCAAGCTGCTAGTGTGCATCGCCAATATCATGACCCAACAAAAATACAAGTTTGCAAGCTCATATCGATTAAAACGGGAGGTTGTCCAGAGGATTGTAGCTACTGCGCCCAATCTTCCCGCTATAAAACAGAGGTAAAGGCGCAAGCACTTCTAGAAAAAGAAACGGTAGTTAACATCGCCCAAAAAGCTAAAGAAACTGGTGTTAGTCGCATCTGCATGGGTGCTGCTTGGCGTGAAGTGCGGGATAACTCACAATTTGAGGAAGTCCTGGAAATGGTCAAGGATGTGACTGCAATGGGTTTAGAAGTGTGCTGCACTCTGGGTATGTTGACGGCAAATCAGGCCAGGAAATTGTCAGAAGCCGGACTTTACGCCTACAACCATAACTTAGATACCTCGCAGGAATATTACAGCACAATTATTACTACAAGGACATATAGCGATCGCTTGAACACAATTGAGAATGTCCGTCAGACAAATGTTACTGTATGTTCCGGCGGTATCTTGGGTTTGGGCGAAACTGTCGATGACCGGGTTGGGATGTTACAAACTCTGGCAAACTTACATCCACATCCAGAATCTGTACCGATTAATATTCTTTCACAAGTACCAGGCACACCCTTAGAAAATCAGCCTGATGTTCCCATTTGGGATATTGTGCGGATGATTGCCACAGCCAGGATTTTAATGCCGGCTTCCGATGTGCGTCTTAGTGCCGGTAGGGCGAGACTTTCTCAAGTTGAGCAAGCTTTCTGCTTTATGGCAGGAGCTAATTCTATCTTTTCTAGCGACGACAACAAGATGTTAACGGTGACAACTCCTTGTCCAGATTATGATACTGACCGAGAAATGCTGAATTTACTTGGTTTAGGAATGCGTCCGCCTTCCCAAAGACAAGAGAAGGTAGCAAGTCCGGCTGTTGTCGGATAA